A single Fibrobacter sp. UWH4 DNA region contains:
- a CDS encoding nucleoside-diphosphate sugar epimerase/dehydratase, whose protein sequence is MTGYVVAVGLYYIFTYTVYCRFSLLTCALSVAGVCAFRYLIKDAFATLVETGRKDAAYKRTMIIGAGRAGKLLMTEIANRGLGESGEGGKRGSRSKILPVCVIDDDRSKIGRRFCGILVAGGTADIGKIAKIENIEQIIFAIPSCPPKDRRVILGICNKTGLPVKVLPFIGSALGDSMYNDSGRSFASQIRDINVEDLLGREPVKFDNKDIRDFIEGKVCMVTGGGGSIGSELVRQIAKYSPKQLIIVDIYENNAYEIQQEMVMEYGGSLNLVTLIASVRDYQRMNHIFKTYKPDVVFHAAAHKHVPLMESSPMEAIKNNVMGTFNVAFLSLFNKVQKFVMISTDKAVNPTNVMGASKRCCEMIVQYLAQQKASTAEFVCTRFGNVLGSNGSVIPLFKKQIEQGKPVTVTHPDIIRYFMTIPEAVSLVMEAASIAKGGEIFVLDMGQPVKIVTLAENLIRMYGKVPYTDVEIKFTGLRPGEKIREELLMNEEGLEKTRNKLIFIGKQLEIDGDHFIKQLWNLKNSAEKNDDAEAIRALHEIVPTFTTPEQYNSKAISNFVAPSRG, encoded by the coding sequence GTGACGGGATATGTCGTTGCTGTCGGACTGTATTACATATTTACCTATACGGTGTACTGCCGCTTTTCTCTGTTGACCTGCGCTCTTTCGGTGGCGGGAGTATGTGCATTCCGCTACTTGATCAAGGATGCTTTCGCTACCCTCGTCGAAACCGGTCGCAAGGATGCCGCCTACAAGCGTACGATGATTATCGGAGCGGGACGCGCCGGAAAACTGCTCATGACCGAAATTGCAAATCGCGGCTTGGGCGAATCGGGTGAGGGTGGAAAACGCGGGAGCCGTTCCAAGATTTTGCCCGTATGCGTTATTGATGACGACCGCAGTAAAATCGGTCGTCGTTTTTGTGGAATTCTCGTAGCCGGAGGCACGGCTGATATCGGAAAAATCGCAAAAATCGAAAATATTGAACAAATTATTTTCGCCATTCCCAGCTGCCCGCCCAAGGATCGCCGCGTCATTCTTGGAATTTGCAACAAGACGGGGCTCCCGGTAAAGGTACTTCCGTTCATCGGTTCTGCCCTCGGCGATTCCATGTACAATGATTCGGGACGAAGCTTTGCAAGCCAGATCCGCGACATCAACGTAGAAGACCTTTTAGGGCGTGAACCGGTCAAGTTCGACAACAAGGATATCCGTGACTTTATCGAGGGCAAAGTCTGCATGGTTACGGGTGGCGGTGGCTCTATCGGCAGCGAACTTGTACGACAGATTGCGAAATACTCCCCCAAACAGCTGATCATTGTCGATATTTACGAAAATAACGCCTACGAAATCCAGCAAGAAATGGTGATGGAATACGGCGGCTCCCTGAACCTGGTGACGCTGATTGCAAGTGTGCGTGACTACCAGCGCATGAATCATATTTTCAAGACCTACAAACCGGATGTCGTGTTCCATGCGGCGGCTCACAAGCATGTGCCCCTGATGGAAAGTAGCCCGATGGAAGCGATTAAGAACAACGTGATGGGAACCTTCAATGTAGCCTTCCTTTCGCTGTTCAATAAGGTCCAGAAGTTTGTGATGATCAGCACCGACAAGGCGGTGAACCCGACGAACGTGATGGGTGCCTCCAAGCGCTGCTGCGAAATGATCGTACAGTACCTGGCGCAGCAAAAGGCGAGTACGGCTGAATTTGTATGTACCCGTTTCGGGAACGTTCTCGGTAGTAACGGCTCCGTGATTCCTTTGTTCAAAAAGCAAATTGAGCAGGGCAAGCCCGTGACGGTGACGCATCCCGATATCATACGCTACTTTATGACCATCCCCGAAGCGGTGAGCCTGGTGATGGAAGCGGCGAGCATCGCGAAGGGTGGCGAAATCTTTGTTCTCGATATGGGGCAGCCGGTAAAGATTGTAACCTTGGCCGAAAACCTGATCCGCATGTACGGAAAGGTGCCCTACACCGATGTCGAGATCAAGTTTACCGGACTTCGGCCCGGCGAGAAAATTCGCGAAGAACTGCTGATGAACGAAGAAGGCCTCGAAAAGACGCGTAACAAGCTTATTTTTATCGGCAAACAGCTCGAAATCGACGGCGATCACTTTATCAAGCAACTTTGGAATTTGAAAAATTCGGCGGAAAAGAACGATGATGCCGAGGCGATTCGTGCACTCCACGAAATCGTACCGACATTTACCACGCCGGAACAATATAACTCCAAGGCAATTTCTAACTTTGTCGCTCCTTCTAGAGGTTAG